In Musa acuminata AAA Group cultivar baxijiao chromosome BXJ2-10, Cavendish_Baxijiao_AAA, whole genome shotgun sequence, a genomic segment contains:
- the LOC135624967 gene encoding E3 ubiquitin-protein ligase UPL1-like isoform X1 — MAGNRSNLPLRLQQILSGGRSVSPVLKLESEPPPKVKAFIDRVIKSPLHDIAIPLSGFRWEYNKGNFHHWRPLFMHFDTYFKTYLSCRKDLLLSDNIVEEDPFPKHSIMQILRVMQVILENCHNKSSFGGLEVKLKIQVQNYVHNIAQFQQNCRLFYLAFRLSNFFLIMFFNQHFKLLLASTDPDILIATLETLSALVRINPSKMHLGGKLIGCGSTNSYLLSLAQGWGSKEEGLGLHSCVVANERNQHEGLCLFPSDLGDNCDGTQHRLGSTLHFEYNMGSSIGTEGTKPSNIHVIKIPDLHLRKEDDLGILKQCVDQFNVPPEHRFSLLTRIRFAHAFRSPRICRLYSRISILAFVVLVQSNDAHDELVSFFANEPEYTNELIRLVRSEDCVPGTIRALAMLALGAQLAAYASSHERARILSGSSIISAGGNRMMLLNVLQKAIVSLSNPSDPSTPVFVDALLQFFLLHVLSSSSSGSAIRGSGMVHPLLPLLQDSDPAHIHLVSSAVKTLQKLMEYSSQAVSLFKDLGGIELLAQRLQIEVHRIIGSGEGSSNTVICTDLGKSDADHMYLQKRLIKFLLKTLGSATYSPANATRAHNSHHNSLLSSLSLIFNNVNWFGGDIYFSAVSVMSEIIHKDPTCFPVLNELGVPESFLSSVNSGIIPSSKALICVPNGLGAICLNAKGLEAVKETAVLRFLVEAFTTRKYLVAMNEGVVLLANAVEELLRHVSSLRGVGVEIIIEIVNKLASMGEEKCKETADDMNENTAMETDLEEKANEGHDLVSAMDLAADSISDEQFEQLSIFHVMVLVHRTMENSETCRMFVEKGGIETLLRLLQRPSITQSSDGMPIALHSTVVFKGFTQHHSAPLAHAFSSSLRGHLMKALNEFSSVSGSLLQDTKSVQDNGIFSSLFVVEFLLFLAASKDNRWMSALLTEFGDSSKDVLEDIGRVHREVLWQIALLEDSKVERDYDSSSSDINVDPGMVDSEEQRIGSFRQYLDPLLRRRVSGWSIESQFSDLVSIYRDLGRAATGSHRHGIDGYSTLRVAPTTRSQPSNSLDTSSASKTEEDKQRSYYSLCHETMRSLCYHINHLFMELGKAMLLTLRRENNPVNVSPSIVSVVGTVASIVLGHLNFAGRVSAAMESEVSVSTKCRYLGKVIDFVSGILFDRPEISNPIMVKCFFGHGVIQAVLTTFEATSQLLFTINRMPASPMDMDDKCQKEEKEESDNSWISGPLASYGTLLDHLATSSSILSSSTKQLLEQPIANGSISFPQDAETFVKVLQSKVLKAVLPIWTHPHFAECNSEFITSMISIMKHVYIGVEVRNVSGNAGAHLPGPPPDESAISLIVEMGFSRARAEEALRQVGTNSVEIATDWLFSHPEEPQEDDELARAVAMSLGNSDTSLKEDEILNAGIFDQEEEAVQLPPVDEILSACIRLLQVNEPLAFPIRDLLVMICSQNDGEHRLKVLSYIIDHVKHCCVPSAPLSESMLSALFHVLALVLHEDFMAREIAFQAGLVKIALDLLSGWNLGSSDGEKSQVPKWVTACLLSVDQMLQVDPKMTPGVINLEQLKKDKHNSQNSVVIDENRKKDLQSSLGSTTGNLDIQDQRRLLEICCRCIQNQLPSETMHVVLQLCSTLTKVHTIAVSFLDSGGLHALLSLPSSSLFPGFNNVAAAIIRHILEDPHTLQQAMELEIRHSLIAATNRHSNARVSPRTFVQNLAIVISRDPVVFLKAAQAVCQIEMVGDRPNIVLLKDREKERSKAKDKEKTAEKDKVAASDGKTTGTEVVSVAAGSGHSKLPDLSVKNTKAHRKSPQSFTSVIEYLLDLIVKFVPPSEVNCHTDTVPGTPSLSDMDIDSTSAKGKEKVIAVSSEDGKITTQEALASLAKTAFIIKLLTEILLTYASSIHVLLRKDAELSSSRATSKGLSGNSSGGIFHHILHNFLPYPGIHKKDKKTDGDWRHKLATRANQFLVASSVRSTEGRRRIFSEISRVFNDLVDSSNNCRAADSHMHAFVDLLNDILAARSPTGSYISAEASVTFIDVGLVRSLSRTLQILDLDHADSPKLIPGIIKVLELVTKEHVHSAYINSAKGDNSLKLASNEHQVGSSDYHGERFQALEMASQPDHAEVVADQREAVNGIQTSGNYHSVVDDMEHDRELDGNFAREAEDDFMHEASEDGTGLENGVSTVEIRFEIPQNAEDDMGDEDDDEDMSGDEGEVDEDDEDDEENNDLEEDEVHQMSHPDTDHDDHEIDDEEFDEDVLEEEDDDDDDDDGVILRLEEGFSGINVFDHIEVLGGDNFSVMPLDIFGSRRQGRTTSIYNLIGRTGDHGALHFDHPLLEEPSSFRQLVHQRQSENAVDIAYSDRNHESASYRMDAIFRTLRNGRHGHRFNMWLDDNHQRGTSSAPAVPQGIEELLVSQLRQPTVQISDQNIPTNSPQETHETSQLQMSEVEVREEAETRASDNNENITLPSRVIGGSGNASVGSTNGDIIQDAGVSATGEQVTEMQYERGDVIVRDVEAVSQASSGSGATLGESLRSLEVEIGSVDGHDDGDRPGPVDRLPLGDLQPPVRLRRSSGNPVPVSGRDTSLESVSEVPQHQDQETDRSAPHEEPQPNGNVETDTIDPTFLEALPEELRAEVLSSRQNQVAQTSSEQPQADGDIDPEFLAALPPDIREEVLAQQRAQRRQQAQQLEGQPVEMDAVSIIATLPSEIREEVLLTSPDTLLATLTPALVAEANLLRERFAHRHHSGTLFGMSSRNRRGESSRHGETIGSTLDRTVEAAARGTAVGKLIETDGIPLVDIDDLKAMIRLLRIVQPLYKGQLQRLLLNLCTHYETRTSLVKILMDMLMLELRGSINNSVDSAESPFRLYGCQSHVAYSRPQFNGGVPPLVSRRILETLTYLARNHPKVSKLLLHLELPCTPACLLETSVQARGKAVLMEEDKPEGERGAFAIVLLLRLLSQPLYMRSVAHLEQLLNLVEVIIVNGESDSGLSNKPGASLEQQSGSENTTQDAQVTADAVESASEEGVKSVKAKDSERASTSRADNVNSISDILLSIPEGELQLLCSLLAREGLSDNAYVLLAEVLKMMVASAPTYCRLFTTELVNAARSLSVCAMNELNLYEDAEKALLSSSSTNGTAILRVLQALSSLVTGLHEKAPDVLPEKGHTDALSHVWDINAALEPLWLELSNCISKIEISSETPSDMVSISGNLASTSTPLPAGAQNILPYIESFFVTCEKLRPGQCEVVQDFATTSDIEEATTPACGQKSSGACTSTDEKHVVFVRFLEKHRKLLNSFIRQNPGLLEKSFSLMLKVPRFIDFDNKRAHFRSKIRHQHDHHHSPVRISVRRAYILEDSYNQLRMRSPQDLKGKLTVHFQGEEGIDAGGLTREWYQLLSRVIFDKGALLFTTVGNESTFQPNPNSVYQTEHLSYFKFVGRVVGKALFDGQLLDVHFTRSFYKHILGVKVTYHDIEAVDPDYFKNLKWMLENDISDVLDLTFSMDADEEKLILYERAEVTDCELIPGGRNIRVTEENKHEYVDRVAEHLLTTAIRPQINAFMEGFNELIPRELISIFNDKELELLISGLPDIDLDDLRANTEYSGYSNASPVIQWFWEVIQGFSKEDKARFLQFVTGTSKVPLEGFSALQGISGSQRFQIHKAYGSPHHLPSAHTCFNQLDLPEYTSKEQLQERLLLAIHEANEGFGFG; from the exons ATGGCGGGGAACCGGTCAAATCTGCCCTTGCGGCTGCAGCAGATCCTGTCCGGCGGGAGGTCCGTCTCGCCGGTCCTTAAATTGGAGTCCGAACCG CCTCCAAAGGTTAAAGCTTTCATCGATAGGGTGATCAAGAGCCCATTACACGATATAGCTATACCTCTTTCAGGCTTCCGTTGGGAGTACAATAAG GGAAATTTTCATCATTGGAGGCCGCTTTTTATGCATTTTGATACATACTTTAAGACGTATCTTTCTTGTAGGAAAGACCTCCTTTTATCTGACAATATCGTTGAGGAAGATCCATTTCCCAAACATTCCATTATGCAGATATTGAGAGTCATGCAAGTTATTTTGGAAAATTGCCACAACAAGAGTTCGTTTGGAGGTCTAGAGGTGAAACTCAAGATTCAAGTTCAGAATTATGTCCATAATATTGCACAATTTCAGCAAAATTGTAGATTATTTTATTTGGCATTCAGGCTTTCTAacttttttttaatcatgttCTTCAATCAGCATTTCAAGCTTCTACTTGCATCCACAGATCCAGATATTCTTATAGCTACCTTGGAAACTCTTTCAGCTTTGGTGAGAATAAATCCATCCAAGATGCATTTGGGTGGGAAATTGATTGGCTGTGGCTCTACGAATAGCTATCTCCTGTCTCTAGCACAGGGATGGGGAAGCAAAGAAGAAGGCTTGGGTTTACACTCATGCGTAGTGGCAAACGAGAGGAACCAACATGAAGGACTGTGCTTGTTCCCTTCAGATCTTGGAGATAATTGTGATGGCACCCAGCATCGTCTGGGTTCAACTCTTCATTTTGAATACAATATGGGTTCTTCCATAGGTACTGAGGGAACTAAGCCATCCAATATACATGTCATAAAAATTCCAGATCTGCATCTAAGAAAGGAGGATGATCTGGGCATTCTGAAGCAGTGTGTCGACCAGTTTAATGTACCTCCAGAGCACAGATTCTCATTGCTTACAAGAATTAGGTTTGCACATGCTTTCCGCTCGCcgagaatttgtagactatatagCAGGATCAGCATTCTTGCATTTGTTGTTCTGGTACAATCAAATGATGCTCATGATGAACTTGTGTCTTTCTTTGCAAATGAGCCTGAATATACAAATGAGCTGATCAGACTTGTTCGTTCTGAAGACTGTGTTCCTGGAACCATAAGAGCACTTGCTATGCTTGCATTAGGAGCACAGTTAGCAGCATATGCATCATCTCATGAACGGGCTAGAATATTGAGTGGTTCAAGTATTATATCTGCTGGTGGAAATCGGATGATGTTGCTAAATGTGCTACAGAAAGCTATTGTGTCACTTAGCAACCCCAGTGATCCATCTACTCCAGTATTTGTTGATGCTCTTCTGCAGTTTTTCTTACTTCATGTTCTATCATCTTCAAGTTCTGGTAGTGCTATAAGGGGGTCAGGAATGGTTCATCCTCTTCTACCCCTTCTGCAGGACTCTGATCCAGCACATATTCATCTCGTCTCCTCTGCGGTTAAAACCTTGCAAAAGCTGATGGAGTATAGTAGCCAAGCTGTATCACTATTTAAAGATTTAGGTGGGATTGAACTTTTGGCTCAGAGGCTACAGATTGAAGTTCATAGAATTATTGGCTCAGGAGAAGGCAGCAGTAACACAGTGATTTGCACCGATCTAGGAAAATCTGATGCAGATCATATGTACTTGCAGAAACGCCTCATCAAGTTTTTGCTTAAGACATTGGGTTCTGCTACATATTCCCCAGCAAATGCTACAAGGGCCCATAATTCCCACCATAATTCCTTGCTTTCTTCTTTATCTTTAATATTTAACAATGTGAACTGGTTTGGAGGGGACATATATTTTTCAGCAGTATCTGTTATGAGTGAAATCATTCACAAGGACCCCACATGCTTTCCTGTTCTGAATGAATTGGGTGTCCCAGAATCATTTTTATCATCAGTTAATTCTGGGATTATCCCTTCCTCAAAAGCACTTATATGTGTTCCTAATGGTCTTGGTGCCATCTGCCTTAACGCTAAAGGATTGGAGGCGGTTAAAGAAACTGCTGTACTGCGATTTCTGGTGGAGGCCTTCACAACAAGGAAATATTTGGTAGCAATGAATGAGGGTGTTGTTCTTTTAGCAAATGCTGTTGAGGAGCTTCTTCGGCATGTATCTTCGTTAAGAGGTGTTGGTGTTGAGATAATAATTGAAATTGTTAACAAGCTTGCTTCCATGGGAGAGGAGAAGTGCAAGGAAACTGCAGATGATATGAATGAGAACACTGCCATGGAAACTGATCTTGAAGAAAAGGCAAATGAGGGGCATGATTTGGTAAGTGCTATGGATTTGGCTGCAGATAGCATCAGCGATGAGCAGTTTGAGCAATTAAGCATTTTTCATGTGATGGTATTAGTTCATCGAACAATGGAAAATTCTGAAACTTGTAGAATGTTTGTAGAGAAGGGGGGCATAGAGACTTTGTTGAGACTTCTTCAACGACCTAGTATCACACAGTCATCTGATGGGATGCCAATTGCTCTGCATAGTACTGTGGTCTTCAAGGGCTTTACACAGCATCATTCTGCACCCCTTGCACATGCATTTTCTTCCTCTCTTAGGGGGCACTTGATGAAAGCCCTGAATGAATTTAGTTCAGTTTCTGGCTCGCTTTTGCAGGATACCAAGTCTGTGCAAGACAATggaattttctcttctctttttgttGTTGAGTTTCTCCTTTTCCTTGCTGCTTCCAAAGATAATCGTTGGATGAGTGCATTACTCACTGAATTTGGAGACTCTAGCAAGGATGTCCTAGAAGATATTGGACGAGTTCATCGTGAGGTGCTGTGGCAGATTGCCCTTCTTGAAGATTCAAAAGTTGAAAGAGATTATGATTCTTCTTCAAGTGACATAAATGTAGATCCTGGTATGGTCGATTCAGAAGAGCAACGGATTGGTTCTTTTAGGCAGTATCTTGATCCATTGCTGAGACGGAGAGTGTCTGGGTGGAGTATAGAGTCCCAATTTTCTGACCTCGTTAGTATATATCGTGACCTCGGCCGTGCTGCTACTGGTTCACATAGACATGGTATAGATGGCTATTCAACTTTGAGAGTTGCTCCTACTACCCGATCTCAGCCTTCTAATTCTTTAGACACAAGTTCTGCAAGCAAAACAGAAGAGGACAAGCAGAGATCTTATTATTCTTTATGCCATGAGACGATGAGGTCGCTTTGTTATCATATTAACCATCTCTTTATGGAGCTGGGTAAAGCGATGTTGCTCACTTTGCGTCGTGAGAACAATCCTGTAAATGTTTCCCCTTCAATTGTGTCTGTTGTCGGCACAGTTGCTTCCATTGTGTTGGGACACTTGAATTTTGCGGGGCGTGTGAGTGCTGCTATGGAGAGTGAGGTTTCTGTTTCCACAAAATGTCGATACCTTGGCAAAGTTATTGATTTTGTTAGTGGAATTCTATTCGACAGGCCAGAAATATCGAACCCCATCATGGTAAAGTGCTTTTTTGGACATGGGGTCATTCAGGCTGTTTTAACCACTTTTGAAGCTACAAGCCAGTTGCTCTTCACGATCAACAGGATGCCAGCTTCCCCAATGGATATGGACGATAAATgccagaaagaagaaaaagaagaatcagATAATTCATGGATATCTGGTCCTTTAGCAAGCTATGGGACACTATTGGATCACTTAGCCACATCATCTTCCATCTTGTCTTCCTCAACAAAGCAGTTGCTTGAGCAACCTATTGCAAATGGAAGCATTTCATTTCCTCAAGATGCAGAGACATTTGTGAAGGTGCTTCAATCTAAGGTGTTAAAAGCTGTACTTCCTATTTGGACGCATCCTCACTTTGCTGAATGCAATTCGGAGTTTATTACGTCAATGATCTCTATTATGAAGCACGTCTACATTGGGGTTGAAGTTCGAAATGTCAGTGGCAATGCTGGAGCTCACTTACCTGGTCCCCCGCCTGATGAATCAGCTATTTCATTGATTGTAGAGATGGGTTTTTCTCGTGCTAGGGCAGAAGAAGCACTGAGACAGGTTGGCACGAATAGTGTTGAGATTGCAACTGATTGGCTATTTTCTCATCCAGAAGAACCACAAGAAGATGATGAACTTGCTCGAGCTGTTGCTATGTCCCTAGGGAACTCAGACACATCCTTGAAGGAAGATGAAATTTTAAATGCTGGTATTTTTGACCAAGAAGAGGAAGCTGTTCAATTACCTCCTGTTGATGAAATTTTATCGGCATGTATCAGACTCCTTCAGGTGAATGAACCTTTAGCATTTCCGATTAGGGACCTTCTTGTTATGATTTGTTCTCAAAATGATGGTGAACACCGACTGAAGGTCCTCTCTTATATCATTGATCATGTCAAGCATTGTTGTGTGCCATCAGCTCCGTTAAGTGAAAGTATGCTATCTGCATTATTTCATGTGCTTGCTTTAGTTCTCCATGAGGATTTTATGGCACGGGAAATTGCCTTTCAGGCTGGCCTGGTAAAGATTGCTTTAGACCTGCTTTCTGGATGGAATCTGGGCTCTTCTGATGGGGAGAAATCTCAAGTTCCAAAGTGGGTGACTGCATGTTTGCTTTCTGTTGATCAGATGCTTCAGGTGGACCCTAAGATGACTCCAGGAGTAATTAATTTGGAACAACTGAAAAAGGATAAACATAATTCCCAGAATTCAGTTGTGATTgatgagaatagaaagaaggatttACAGTCTTCTTTGGGATCAACTACTGGGAATTTGGATATTCAGGACCAGAGGAGGCTTTTGGAAATATGCTGCAGATGTATACAGAATCAATTACCTTCTGAGACAATGCATGTGGTGCTGCAGCTATGTTCTACATTAACTAAAGTTCATACAATTGCTGTTAGTTTTCTCGATTCTGGAGGTTTGCATGCATTGCTTAGTTTGCCTTCCAGCAGCTTATTCCCTGGATTCAATAACGTAGCAGCTGCCATCATCCGTCACATTTTGGAAGACCCGCATACTCTTCAGCAAGCCATGGAATTGGAGATACGTCATAGCCTCATTGCGGCCACAAATAGACATTCAAATGCCAGAGTTTCACCACGGACCTTTGTTCAAAACTTGGCTATTGTTATTTCCAGGGACCCTGTGGTGTTTCTGAAAGCTGCACAAGCTGTATGCCAGATTGAGATGGTAGGTGACAGACCTAATATTGTGCTGTTGAAAGATCGTGAGAAGGAAAGGTCCAAGGCAAAAGACAAGGAAAAAACAGCCGAGAAAGACAAAGTAGCAGCAAGCGATGGAAAGACTACTGGAACGGAAGTGGTCTCAGTGGCCGCAGGAAGTGGACATAGTAAACTACCAGACTTGAGTGTAAAGAACACCAAAGCTCATCGAAAATCTCCTCAGAGCTTTACAAGTGTAATTGAATATCTTTTGGATTTAATTGTGAAATTTGTCCCTCCTTCAGAAGTTAATTGCCATACTGATACAGTTCCTGGTACTCCCTCGTTATCAGACATGGATATTGATTCCACTTCAgctaaaggaaaagaaaaagttaTTGCTGTTTCATCTGAAGATGGCAAAATTACTACCCAGGAGGCTTTAGCCTCTCTAGCAAAAACTGCTTTTATTATCAAGTTATTGACAGAGATACTTCTGACGTATGCTTCATCAATTCATGTATTGCTTAGAAAAGATGCTGAACTCAGTAGTTCGCGTGCAACTTCAAAAGGTTTATCTGGCAATAGCAGTGGGGGAATTTTTCATCACATTCTTCACAATTTTCTCCCATATCCAGGAATCCACAAAAAGGATAAGAAAACTGATGGAGATTGGAGGCATAAGTTAGCTACCAGAGCAAACCAGTTTTTGGTGGCATCATCTGTTCGTTCAACAGAAGGACGCAGAAGGATTTTTTCTGAAATTAGTCGTGTGTTTAATGACCTTGTTGACTCATCTAATAATTGTAGAGCAGCTGATTCCCATATGCATGCCTTTGTTGATCTACTTAATGATATCCTTGCTGCTCGTTCACCAACTGGTTCATATATTTCAGCAGAAGCTtcagttacttttattgatgttgGGCTTGTTCGCTCTCTAAGTCGGACTCTTCAAATTCTGGACTTGGACCATGCTGATTCACCAAAGCTTATCCCAGGGATTATCAAGGTGTTGGAGTTGGTGACCAAAGAACATGTGCATTCTGCTTACATTAACTCTGCAAAGGGGGACAACTCTCTGAAGCTTGCTTCTAATGAGCATCAAGTCGGTTCTTCTGATTATCATGGCGAAAGGTTTCAGGCCCTAGAAATGGCATCACAACCTGACCATGCCGAAGTGGTGGCTGACCAGCGGGAAGCTGTTAATGGTATCCAAACTTCAGGCAATTATCATTCTGTTGTAGATGATATGGAACATGACCGGGAATTGGATGGAAATTTTGCTCGTGAAGCTGAAGATGATTTCATGCATGAAGCTTCTGAGGATGGTACTGGCCTGGAGAATGGTGTTTCAACTGTGGAAATCAGATTTGAAATACCACAGAATGCGGAAGATGATATGGGTGATGAAGATGACGATGAAGATATGTCAGGGGATGAAGGAGAGGTTGATGAAGACGATGAGGATGATGAAGAAAATAATGATTTGGAAGAAGATGAAGTTCATCAAATGTCTCATCCTGACACAGATCATGATGACCATGAAATTGATGATGAAGAGTTTGATGAAGATGTcttggaagaagaggatgatgacgacgacgacgacgatggtgTGATACTCAGGTtggaggagggattcagtggaatAAATGTTTTTGACCACATTGAAGTCCTTGGTGGTGACAATTTTTCCGTGATGCCTCTTGACATATTTGGCTCTAGACGTCAAGGACGGACAACATCCATTTACAATCTTATTGGAAGAACCGGTGATCATGGTGCTCTTCATTTTGATCATCCATTGTTGGAGGAACCTTCTTCCTTTAGACAGCTTGTTCACCAAAGACAATCAG AGAATGCAGTGGATATAGCTTACTCAGATAGGAATCACGAGAGTGCTTCTTATAGAATGGATGCTATCTTCCGGACATTGAGAAATGGGCGGCATGGGCATCGTTTTAATATGTGGCTAGATGATAATCATCAACGTGGTACATCTAGTGCTCCTGCAGTGCCACAAGGCATTGAAGAACTACTTGTTTCCCAATTAAGGCAGCCTACTGTCCAAATTTCTGACCAAAATATACCCACTAACAGTCCACAGGAAACCCATGAAACCAGCCAGTTACAGATGTCAGAAGTGGAAGTTAGAGAAGAAGCGGAAACAAGAGCTTCTGACAATAATGAGAATATTACTCTTCCTTCACGAGTGATAGGTGGTTCTGGAAATGCCAGTGTTGGATCCACAAATGGTGATATAATTCAAGATGCAGGTGTATCTGCTACAGGTGAGCAAGTGACAGAGATGCAGTATGAACGAGGTGATGTAATTGTACGGGATGTTGAAGCAGTGAGCCAAGCAAGCAGTGGCAGTGGGGCAACTTTAGGGGAAAGTCTTCGCAGTTTGGAAGTGGAAATAGGGAGTGTTGATGGACACGATGATGGAGACAGGCCAGGTCCTGTGGATAGGCTTCCTTTGGGTGATTTGCAGCCGCCTGTTCGGCTGAGAAGGTCTTCTGGAAATCCCGTGCCAGTAAGTGGTCGTGATACATCACTGGAAAGCGTTAGTGAGGTCCCACAACATCAGGACCAAGAAACTGATCGGAGTGCTCCACATGAGGAGCCACAACCCAATGGAAACGTTGAGACAGACACAATCGACCCTACATTTTTGGAGGCTCTTCCTGAGGAATTACGAGCTGAAGTCCTTTCATCACGGCAAAATCAGGTGGCACAGACTTCGAGCGAGCAACCTCAAGCTGATGGAGATATAGATCCTGAATTTCTTGCTGCACTTCCACCTGATATACGGGAAGAGGTCCTAGCACAACAACGTGCTCAAAGGCGACAGCAAGCACAACAATTGGAAGGTCAACCAGTTGAGATGGATGCTGTTTCAATAATTGCTACACTTCCTTCAGAAATTCGGGAAGAG GTGCTTTTAACATCACCAGATACACTCTTGGCTACATTGACTCCTGCACTTGTTGCTGAAGCAAACCTGTTGCGTGAAAGGTTTGCTCATCGTCACCACAGTGGCACACTTTTTGGCATGAGTTCTAGAAATCGTCGGGGTGAGTCTTCTAGGCATGGTGAAACTATTGGTTCCACACTAGATAGAACTGTTGAGGCTGCTGCTCGGGGAACTGCAGTTGGCAAACTGATTGAAACAGACGGTATCCCTCTAGTTGATATAGATGATCTAAAAGCAATGATCAGACTGCTGCGTATAGTTCAG CCATTGTATAAGGGTCAGCTACAGAGGCTTCTCTTGAATCTATGCACCCATTATGAAACAAGAACTTCACTGGTGAAAATTTTAATGGATATGTTAATGCTTGAACTACGGGGATCCATTAACAATTCAGTTGACTCTGCTGAATCACCATTTCGATTGTATGGGTGCCAGAGTCATGTCGCGTACTCCCGTCCTCAATTTAATGGCG GAGTGCCCCCCCTAGTGTCTCGTCGTATTTTGGAAACTCTGACTTACTTGGCGCGAAACCATCCGAAGGTGTCTAAACTGTTACTCCATCTTGAATTGCCATGTACACCTGCATGCCTTTTGGAAACATCTGTTCAGGCACGTGGGAAAGCTGTTCTCATGGAAGAAGATAAACCTGAAGGTGAAAGAGGTGCTTTTGCCATTGTGTTGCTTCTACGTCTTCTGAGTCAACCATTGTACATGAGGAGTGTTGCTCATCTAGAACAG TTGTTAAACCTTGTTGAAGTTATTATTGTAAATGGTGAAAGTGACTCTGGCCTATCCAACAAACCTGGAGCTTCTCTTGAACAACAATCTGGTTCTGAAAACACCACGCAAGATGCACAGGTTACTGCTGATGCTGTTGAATCTGCCTCTGAAGAGGGTGTTAAATCTGTAAAGGCCAAAGACTCTGAAAGGGCTTCTACTTCACGTGCAGACAATGTGAACAGTATAAGTGACATTCTATTGAGCATTCCAGAGGGAGAACTGCAACTTTTATGCTCATTGCTTGCACGTGAAGG ATTGTCAGATAATGCATATGTTCTTTTGGCTGAAGTATTAAAAATGATGGTAGCCAGTGCTCCTACGTATTGTCGTTTGTTCACTACGGAGCTTGTCAATGCTGCGCGAAGTTTGAGTGTCTGTGCAATGAATGAACTGAACTTATATGAGGATGCTGAAAAAGCTCTTCTCAGTTCATCTTCTACCAATGGAACCGCAATCTTGAGAGTTCTGCAGGCCTTGAGTTCTCTTGTCACTGGATTGCATGAAAAGGCTCCTGATGTGCTCCCTGAGAAAGGCCATACTGATGCGCTTTCTCATGTATGGGACATAAATGCTGCACTTGAACCTTTGTGGTTAGAGTTGAGCAACTgcataagcaaaatagagattTCTTCAGAAACCCCATCAGATATGGTTTCTATTTCAGGAAATTTGGCATCCACAAGTACACCACTGCCAGCTGGTGCCCAAAACATCTTGCCATACATTGAATCATTCTTTGTGACGTGTGAAAAATTACGTCCTGGGCAATGTGAAGTAGTTCAGGATTTTGCTACTACAAGTGACATTGAAGAGGCAACAACACCAGCTTGTGGGCAGAAGTCATCTGGGGCATGTACAAGCACTGATGAAAAACATGTTGTTTTTGTTAGGTTTTTAGAGAAACATAGGAAATTGTTAAACTCATTCATTCGGCAGAATCCTGGTTTGCTTGAGAAGTCATTTTCTCTCATGCTCAAGGTTCCACGCTTCATTGATTTTGACAATAAACGTGCTCATTTTCGGTCAAAAATAAGGCATCAACATGACCATCATCACAGTCCAGTTAGAATTTCAGTGAGAAGAGCCTACATACTGGAGGACTCCTATAATCAATTGCGAATGCGATCACCACAAGATCTGAAGGGAAAATTGACTGTTCATTTTCAAGGTGAAGAAGGTATTGATGCTGGTGGGCTTACTCGAGAATGGTATCAGTTGCTTTCACGAGTAATTTTTGATAAGGGTGCTCTGCTTTTTACAACTGTTGGCAATGAATCGACATTCCAGCCAAATCCCAATTCAGTTTACCAGACAGAACATCTTTCATACTTCAAGTTTGTTGGACGAGTG GTTGGTAAAGCACTCTTTGATGGTCAGCTCCTGGATGTCCATTTCACCCGCTCATTCTACAAACACATTCTTGGTGTGAAGGTTACTTATCATGACATTGAGGCTGTTGATCCTGATTACTTTAAGAACCTGAAGTGGATGCTTGAG AATGATATAAGTGATGTTTTGGACCTTACTTTTAGCATGGATGCTGATGAGGAAAAGCTGATACTGTATGAAAGGGCAGAG GTAACTGATTGTGAGTTGATTCCTGGTGGGCGAAATATCAGGGTCACCGAAGAAAATAAACATGAATACGTTGATCGTGTAGCCGAACATTTGCTAACAACTGCAATTAGGCCTCAGATCAATGCTTTTATGGAAGGCTTTAATGAATTGATTCCTCGGGAGTTGATatctattttcaatgataaagaGCTGGAATTATTAATAAGTGGACTTCCAGATATAGACT TGGATGACTTAAGAGCAAATACTGAATATTCTGGCTACAGTAATGCATCCCCTGTAATTCAGTGGTTCTGGGAAGTCATTCAGGGCTTCAGCAAGGAGGATAAAGCTCGATTCCTGCAATTTGTGACAGGCACCTCCAAG GTCCCATTGGAAGGTTTCAGTGCTCTTCAAGGAATTTCAGGCTCACAGAGGTTTCAGATTCACAAGGCATATGGGAGCCCCCACCACCTGCCTTCAGCTCATACCTG